In one Drosophila pseudoobscura strain MV-25-SWS-2005 chromosome X, UCI_Dpse_MV25, whole genome shotgun sequence genomic region, the following are encoded:
- the LOC4815401 gene encoding uncharacterized protein encodes MFTNWLTGSSGTAPRGIGLTAPPLAAAAAPLSVGIGSGGGIMSTPPDVILEVGPAPSNVRFVAHALVLGMHSGYLRSAIRMDESAAASGAGSNSSTGATGAQGAAGGELMLYLGNVTAEQFAPLLTYMYTGYLDLNVDNIFAVLLATHVLHMPRALEICRSFLARAQTEGYLNGSGSNPPPQLCPTASVSAKIIRPIPSKATLPNFGFMPVPLPLAPPPPPTAPPPHPPPVLPAYAGAASLLQVEPEYPGLDVALDEDEEEDVEVFIDSNTVTDNENEIEDMEAEDCNVSVVSSLASSSAGSLNIERLDAKPPTPTPTLTPTPKPQAPTRTKKEPPAAVVQRGSRSTRSGKPGRRTNASGLQVAKAPVPAAQLETATAAMPSKFIIDVASCDGPVRFRRILNTAYGHKPEALDGSGSEQCEQQRTQQSVSYSFHQQMARAISSQQRQQFHQQQQHQQQHQEESENSGDATGGSGAAPANSRKQANAGASSSATTASSSSSGGAVAPSQELYVCVYCKHTFKSQYCYQKHAKRHLNPLSLASAEKKLVASGDHGMVAMESSNTGQDNSQSQEATATAAATATAAGAAAATSTATTSALMRREVRPLDMNVQYYPCKTCGSKFPSYYFVHKHRKMCHADEIEAAAAAAATSNTSSSSSGAAAGAGTATVTGSLSKRETTVAAAKEPSEDQQKP; translated from the exons ATGTTTACGAATTGGTTAACGGGAAGCAGTGGCACAGCGCCTCGGGGCATCGGCCTCACTGCGCCACCGTTGGCTGCCGCCGCAGCACCACTGTCCGTCGGAATCGGCAGCGGTGGGGGCATTATGAGCACTCCGCCGGATGTCATCCTGGAGGTGGGCCCCGCGCCGAGCAACGTGCGCTTTGTGGCCCACGCTCTGGTCCTGGGCATGCACAGTGGATACCTTCGCTCGGCCATCCGCATGGATGAGAGTGCCGCCGCCTCAGGAGCGGgctccaacagcagcacagGAGCCACAGGCGCCCAAGGAGCCGCGGGAGGAGAGCTAATGCTTTACTTGGGCAACGTGACGGCGGAGCAGTTTGCCCCGCTCCTCACGTACATGTACACGGGCTACCTAGACTTGAATGTGGACAACATCTTTGCTGTGCTGCTGGCCACGCACGTGCTGCACATGCCCCGAGCTCTGGAGATCTGTCG atCCTTTCTGGCCCGGGCCCAGACCGAGGGCTATCtgaatggcagtggcagcaatcCCCCCCCACAGCTATGTCCGACGGCGTCAGTTAGCGCCAAGATCATCCGGCCCATTCCGAGCAAGGCCACGCTCCCGAACTTCGGCTTCATGCcagtgcccctgccactggctcctcctccgcccccAACAGCGCCACCGCCGCATCCTCCTCCCGTCCTGCCCGCCTATGCGGGTGCCGCTTCCCTGCTGCAAGTAGAGCCGGAGTATCCCGGACTGGACGTGGCCTTggatgaggacgaggaggaggacgtcGAGGTATTCATCGACAGCAACACTGTCAccgacaacgaaaacgaaatcgaaGACATGGAGGCCGAGGACTGCAATGTCTCGGTCGTCAGTTCACTGGCCAGCAGCAGTGCGGGCAGCCTTAACATCGAGCGCCTGGACGCAAAACcgcccacccccacacccacactcacaccGACCCCCAAGCCGCAGGCACCGACCAGGACCAAGAAAGAGCCCCCAGCAGCAGTCGTGCAAAGGGGATCCCGCTCCACACGCTCTGGGAAGCCAGGGAGGAGAACCAATGCGAGCGGACTTCAGGTGGCCAAGGCCCCGGTGCCGGCCGCCCAATTGGAGACGGCCACGGCGGCGATGCCCTCCAAGTTCATCATCGACGTTGCCAGCTGCGACGGACCCGTGCGATTCCGTCGCATCCTGAACACCGCCTACGGCCACAAGCCGGAGGCCCTGGACGGCTCCGGATCGGAGCAATGCGAGCAGCAGCGGACCCAGCAGAGCGTCAGCTACTCGTTTCACCAGCAGATGGCCAGAGCCATTagcagccagcagcggcagcagttccaccagcagcagcagcaccagcagcagcaccaggaggaAAGCGAGAACAGTGGCGATGCCACAGGAGGATCGggagcagcaccagccaaCAGCCGAAAGCAGGCGAATGCAGGAGCCTCCTCCTCTGCAACgaccgccagcagcagcagcagcggaggaGCTGTAGCACCCAGCCAGGAgctgtatgtgtgcgtgtacTGCAAGCACACGTTCAAGTCGCAGTACTGCTACCAGAAGCACGCCAAGCGGCACCTGAATCCTCTGAGCCTGGCCAGTGCCGAGAAGAAGCTGGTGGCCAGCGGAGACCATGGAATGGTGGCCATGGAATCCAGCAACACTGGGCAGGACAACAGTCAGTCGCAGGAGGccacagcaacggcagcagccacggcaacagcagcaggagcagcagctgccacatcCACGGCCACAACAAGCGCTCTAATGCGGCGCGAGGTGCGTCCCTTGGACATGAATGTCCAGTACTATCCCTGCAAGACATGCGGCAGCAAGTTCCCCAGCTACTACTTTGTCCACAAGCATCGCAAGATGTGCCATGCCGATGAGAtcgaggcggcggcggcagcggcagccaccagCAACACTAGCAGCTCTTCAAGTGGAGCCGCCGCAGGAGCaggcactgccactgtcacCGGCAGTCTCTCTAAAAGAGAGACGACGGTCGCAGCAGCGAAGGAACCTTCAGAGGATCAGCAGAAGCCGTAA